The Mycobacteriales bacterium genomic sequence CCATGGCGGTCTGGACCGCGGTCGCCGCCTTGCTCGACGAACCGACCGGTGCCGGCTGAGGAGCCGGCTGAGGAGCCGGCTGCGGCTTCGGTTGCGCGACCGGAGCCGGATCCGCCGCCGGTGCCTGCCGGGCCATGGCCCGACTGGCCCGATCGGCTGCGGCCTGCCGGGCCGCCGCTGCGGCCCGAGCCTTGGCTGCCGCCGCACGCTGCTGGGCGGCGAACATCGCCGCCCGCTCCTTCGCGGTGAGCCGGGCGAGCAGCGAATGCAGGCTGGCCATCTTCGTGACCATCCACGCCTTGGTGCTCTTCAGCTCGGCGGTCGTCTTGCGGGCAGCGGTCACGGCGCGTGCCGCGGCCTGCTGCGCCTTCTGCGCCTGGACCTTCGCCGCCGAAAGCGACCTCAGCACACTCGCCTGCTTGTGCGAGATCATGTCGAGCGCACTCAGCTTGTCGAGGAACGCCTGCGGCGACTTGCTGCCGACGAACGACGAGAACGCACCGAGCTGACCGCTCTGGTAGGAGGAGACGGCGATGGTCTTGACCTCGCCCTCCAGCGTGCGCAGCCGGGCGTTGACCCGGGCGACCTCGGCCCGCGCTGCCGCGGCCTCATGCTGACGCCGGGCCAGGGTGATCTTGGCGGTGTTGTACTTCTCGCTGGTCGCGTCGAGCTTGCGGCCCAGGGCGAGGATCTGCGCCCGTGCCTGCGTCGACGTCTTCGGGGTGGGAGTAGAGCCGGGTGCTGCGCCGCTGGTGCCCGGGAAGGTCAACACCACGAGTACGGCGGCCACCACTGCGGCTGCGGTTTGGACAGGTCTACGGATGTGTCGTGAGGGCGCCACGGACGGCGGCTCTCCTTCTTCCTCGCAGACCGCCTACCGGGTTAGCTGACGGGTTCGGGCTGGGAAGCTGCCCTACGACATCGCGGCTGCGACGTCGATTCACCCCAATGGTGCGTGGGTCCCCGGCTCAATATCCGACGGTGGTCGGATCTCAACTCGGCGGTGACCTCCCGGTGCCATCGCTTGCCGATGACAGACGTCCGGTGAAGGTCCCGGACAGATTAGGGGGCCCGAGCTTGATTCGACAACATTCCCCAGCACGGTTTTGCCATCAATCTGTGATCTGGCGGGAATTTGGCCGCTCAACCGACCGCATGGCGACGTTGCGTCGCCTCATCGCTACTACTCGGCACACGCTTTCCGTGGTTGTGTGTGACGTACGCCACGTGCAGCGACGAGATGAGCCCCGCCTCGATGAGGTTGGCGACGGCGGTCCGCTCGGCGGCATCCAACGCGACCGCACTGCGTTGGACCCCATTGCGCTGGAGCCCGCTGCGGGCCCAGGCGATATCCGGCGGCCCGATGCCGTGGTCGACGCTCGGCTGGTCGGAGGTCGCGTCCGGCGGCCCGAGCAGCACGCTGACGACGCAGTCTTCGCAGGCGACGTTCCGCATCGCGCACTCGTCGCAGTCGATGAGCATCGGGCACCACCCTTCTCGCGGCCACCCTGTGGGACCGGTAGGGCGACCGTAGAAGCAGGCACCGACAATTTCGGCGGAGTACGGCGTCAGCCCCGGTCGAGGCGCTCGACCAGAGCCGCCGCGGGCACCGGGTATCCGCCCGACCTGCGCGCCGCGGCAGCGACCTCGCCGTCGGAGGA encodes the following:
- a CDS encoding C40 family peptidase → MAPSRHIRRPVQTAAAVVAAVLVVLTFPGTSGAAPGSTPTPKTSTQARAQILALGRKLDATSEKYNTAKITLARRQHEAAAARAEVARVNARLRTLEGEVKTIAVSSYQSGQLGAFSSFVGSKSPQAFLDKLSALDMISHKQASVLRSLSAAKVQAQKAQQAAARAVTAARKTTAELKSTKAWMVTKMASLHSLLARLTAKERAAMFAAQQRAAAAKARAAAAARQAAADRASRAMARQAPAADPAPVAQPKPQPAPQPAPQPAPVGSSSKAATAVQTAMAQLGKPYVWGAAGPDSFDCSGLMEYAWQAAGVSLPHSSSAQYDVGTHVSESELQPGDLVFYYSPISHVGMYIGNGKIINAPEPGDVIKIVGVNDAPYAGATRVG